One window of Paenibacillus sp. FSL K6-3182 genomic DNA carries:
- a CDS encoding ribosomal L7Ae/L30e/S12e/Gadd45 family protein — protein sequence MQFKVGAKQTTKMLEQQRAIKVYIARDADPQMKEKIVHLCERAGVPMKWIDTMIELGETCGIDVGAAMAALVTEEE from the coding sequence ATGCAATTCAAAGTCGGCGCGAAGCAAACGACGAAGATGCTCGAGCAACAAAGAGCCATTAAAGTCTATATCGCACGAGATGCAGATCCGCAGATGAAAGAGAAGATTGTTCATCTATGTGAGCGGGCGGGAGTTCCAATGAAATGGATCGACACGATGATAGAGCTTGGGGAAACCTGTGGCATCGATGTCGGGGCCGCGATGGCAGCGCTCGTAACCGAAGAAGAATAA
- the rpsL gene encoding 30S ribosomal protein S12 has product MPTINQLVRKGRQAKVVKSKSPALQKGFNALKREATNISAPQKRGVCTRVGTMTPRKPNSALRKYARVRLTNRLEVTAYIPGIGHNLQEHSVVLIRGGKVKDLAGVRYHIVRGALDTAGVNNRMQARSKYGTKRPKVKKS; this is encoded by the coding sequence ATGCCAACTATTAACCAGCTAGTCCGTAAAGGACGCCAAGCGAAAGTCGTTAAATCGAAATCGCCGGCATTGCAAAAAGGTTTCAATGCATTGAAACGTGAAGCTACAAACATCAGCGCTCCTCAAAAACGCGGTGTGTGCACTCGTGTAGGTACAATGACTCCAAGGAAACCGAACTCCGCACTTCGTAAATATGCTCGTGTTCGTTTAACGAACCGCTTAGAAGTTACGGCTTACATTCCAGGTATCGGACACAACTTGCAAGAGCATAGCGTAGTTTTGATCCGTGGTGGTAAAGTAAAAGACTTAGCAGGAGTACGTTATCACATCGTTCGCGGTGCACTTGATACTGCAGGTGTAAACAACCGTATGCAAGCTCGTTCGAAATACGGTACGAAACGTCCGAAAGTTAAAAAATCATAA